From Salipiger profundus, a single genomic window includes:
- a CDS encoding response regulator → MTTKVLAIDDSRTIRNLLRVSLEGAGFEYHSACDGVEGVEQFSEVEPDVVITDINMPNMDGFGVIETLRGGPNRTTVPIIVLTTESGPDLKARARQAGATGWIVKPFDDSSLVSVLRRLTGHVV, encoded by the coding sequence ATGACCACCAAAGTCCTCGCGATCGACGATTCCCGCACAATCCGGAACCTGTTGCGCGTCTCGCTCGAGGGAGCGGGCTTCGAATATCACTCGGCCTGTGACGGGGTCGAAGGTGTCGAACAGTTCTCTGAAGTGGAACCCGACGTGGTGATCACCGACATCAACATGCCCAACATGGACGGCTTCGGCGTGATCGAAACGCTGCGCGGCGGACCGAACCGAACCACGGTGCCGATCATCGTGCTTACCACCGAAAGCGGGCCCGATCTCAAGGCCCGTGCCCGACAGGCCGGGGCCACCGGCTGGATCGTGAAACCGTTCGACGATTCCTCGCTGGTCTCGGTCCTGCGCCGCCTCACCGGACACGTGGTGTGA
- a CDS encoding chemotaxis protein CheA, with product MSRNAIRDTFFEECEELLEALVEGLSSMEADAGNMEVVNAVFRAVHSIKGGAGAFALDRLVNFAHTFETVMDKVRSQELTVDEELMLLFHRSGDQLADLVEAARDEREPNAESEAAILKELEAHLGEADKEEDFAFDAVTLDFDATPAPLELAEDTPELRRFDIRFKPKPALYANGHEPLLLFDALAELGTLSVTANIADLPDFDAFDPNDAVIDWHLTLDTAEDETVLHEIFEFVDALCELDISVNEDPQPALEVSALAEAPAPPTVTSLENEPIEAPAPLRQSEDRPPAPEPKPSVARDEPRGPKPTLRVDLDRVDRLINTVGELIINQAMISQRIEELELPAVAHLTNELEAYKLLARDIQEGVMAIRAQPVKPLFQRMSRIVREASEATGKKAKLVTVGDSTEVDKTVIERLADPLTHMVRNAVDHGLELPERREEAGKDPVGSIRLSASHRSGSVFIEIADDGAGLNRARVLEKAIEKGLIAPDAELSEQETDNLLFLPGFSTASEISNLSGRGVGMDVVKNAVSGLGGRVSITSTAGAGTTFTIVLPLTLAVMDGFVISIADQTMVIPIASIIETIRPNRKDLHHIGTGGEVISVRGAYVPIVDVARNLGLSHGADDIGSGVLLLVSTESHGLTALRVGAIHDQRQVVIKSLESNYGAIPGVSAATILGDGKIALILDPDELVKLNPAAPFLPPASTPRMELRHA from the coding sequence ATGTCGAGAAACGCCATACGCGATACGTTCTTCGAGGAATGCGAGGAGCTTCTCGAAGCCCTTGTCGAGGGTCTCTCCTCCATGGAGGCCGACGCCGGGAACATGGAGGTCGTGAATGCCGTCTTCCGGGCGGTCCACTCGATCAAGGGTGGTGCCGGGGCCTTCGCGCTTGATCGGCTGGTGAATTTTGCCCACACCTTCGAGACGGTGATGGACAAGGTCCGGTCACAGGAACTCACGGTCGACGAAGAGCTCATGCTGCTCTTTCACCGGTCCGGCGACCAGCTGGCAGATCTCGTCGAGGCCGCGAGGGATGAGCGCGAGCCGAACGCCGAATCCGAAGCTGCCATCCTCAAGGAACTAGAAGCGCACCTGGGCGAGGCCGACAAGGAAGAGGACTTCGCCTTCGACGCCGTCACCCTCGACTTCGATGCCACCCCGGCGCCGCTCGAGCTTGCCGAAGACACGCCTGAGCTTCGCCGGTTCGACATCCGGTTCAAGCCGAAACCGGCCCTCTATGCCAACGGCCACGAGCCGCTTCTGCTGTTCGACGCACTCGCCGAACTGGGTACGCTCTCGGTGACGGCGAACATCGCCGACCTTCCCGACTTCGATGCCTTCGATCCCAACGACGCGGTGATCGACTGGCACCTCACGCTGGACACCGCGGAAGACGAAACCGTCCTGCATGAGATTTTCGAATTCGTCGACGCACTCTGCGAGCTCGATATCTCCGTGAACGAGGACCCGCAGCCCGCGCTGGAGGTCTCTGCCTTGGCCGAGGCACCTGCGCCCCCCACCGTGACGTCGCTCGAAAACGAGCCGATCGAAGCGCCCGCGCCGCTGCGGCAATCCGAAGATCGTCCGCCTGCGCCTGAGCCGAAACCATCCGTTGCCCGGGACGAACCGCGAGGCCCGAAGCCCACCCTTCGCGTCGATCTCGATCGCGTGGACCGCCTGATCAACACGGTGGGCGAGCTGATCATCAACCAGGCCATGATCTCGCAGCGGATCGAAGAGCTCGAGCTGCCTGCGGTGGCCCACCTCACCAATGAGCTTGAAGCCTACAAGCTGCTGGCCCGCGACATTCAGGAGGGCGTCATGGCCATCCGCGCCCAGCCGGTGAAGCCGCTCTTCCAGCGCATGTCGCGCATCGTCCGCGAGGCGTCGGAGGCGACCGGCAAGAAGGCCAAGCTCGTGACCGTCGGCGACTCGACCGAGGTCGACAAGACTGTCATCGAGCGCCTCGCCGATCCGCTCACCCACATGGTCCGCAACGCGGTCGATCATGGGCTCGAACTTCCCGAACGGCGCGAAGAGGCCGGGAAGGACCCGGTGGGCTCGATCCGTCTCTCCGCATCGCACCGCTCCGGAAGTGTCTTCATCGAGATTGCCGATGATGGCGCGGGGCTCAACCGCGCCCGGGTCCTGGAGAAGGCCATCGAAAAGGGGCTGATCGCCCCGGACGCAGAACTCTCTGAGCAAGAGACCGACAACCTCCTCTTCCTCCCCGGCTTCTCGACGGCCTCGGAGATTTCAAACCTCTCCGGTCGCGGCGTGGGTATGGACGTGGTGAAGAACGCGGTCTCGGGCCTCGGCGGACGCGTGTCGATCACTTCCACAGCCGGCGCGGGAACGACCTTCACCATCGTTCTGCCGCTGACGCTGGCCGTGATGGACGGCTTCGTGATCTCGATCGCCGATCAGACCATGGTGATCCCCATCGCCTCGATCATCGAGACCATCCGACCGAACCGCAAGGATCTGCATCACATCGGGACCGGCGGAGAGGTCATCTCGGTCCGTGGCGCCTACGTCCCGATCGTCGATGTCGCCCGGAATTTGGGCCTTTCTCATGGTGCAGATGACATCGGTAGCGGCGTGCTGCTGCTTGTCAGCACCGAAAGCCACGGGCTGACCGCGCTGCGCGTCGGCGCAATCCATGACCAGCGACAAGTCGTGATCAAGAGCCTCGAAAGCAACTATGGCGCCATTCCCGGTGTCTCGGCCGCAACCATTCTCGGCGACGGCAAGATCGCGTTGATCCTCGACCCCGACGAACTCGTGAAGCTCAACCCCGCCGCCCCCTTCCTGCCTCCCGCGTCCACCCCCAGAATGGAGCTGCGCCATGCTTGA
- a CDS encoding chemotaxis protein CheW: MLDAAEAPKETQFEFITFSSGEQSFCLEITQIREIRRWTPVTKLPHTPDDVLGVMNLRGAVIPIFDLAARFGLGKTSDNERNVVIVAAAGGTTIGLLVESVSEILSVDKSAIQETPDIKSDAARQAILGVISVGESMVRVVNLDAVLDNEIGGAT, from the coding sequence ATGCTTGACGCCGCCGAAGCCCCGAAAGAGACACAGTTCGAGTTCATCACCTTCTCATCTGGAGAACAGAGCTTCTGCCTCGAGATCACGCAAATTCGCGAGATCCGACGCTGGACCCCGGTCACCAAATTACCGCACACGCCCGATGACGTTCTGGGCGTGATGAACCTGCGCGGCGCAGTGATCCCGATATTCGACCTCGCGGCCCGCTTCGGGCTCGGCAAGACATCAGACAACGAGCGCAACGTCGTCATCGTCGCGGCGGCGGGAGGGACGACCATCGGACTTCTCGTCGAATCCGTGTCCGAGATCCTCTCGGTCGATAAATCCGCGATCCAGGAGACTCCGGACATCAAGTCGGACGCCGCGCGGCAGGCGATTCTCGGGGTCATCTCCGTCGGCGAAAGCATGGTTCGTGTCGTGAACCTCGATGCTGTTCTGGATAACGAGATCGGAGGCGCGACATGA
- a CDS encoding CheR family methyltransferase, producing MTTAPAVTTHQEFSFTDEDFRALAQLARAQFGLSLAESKKPLVYSRLARRLRARNICRFDDYMSLLDIPDEQDERLQLISALTTNVTSFFREKHHFQTLREIVLPRLASRRRLRIWSAGCSTGQEAYSIAMTLLEALPDAGSRDIRILATDIDPAVVERAKVGSYAVEDIENLPAEMRRAWTRASPETAGKSEIAAEVKRMISFGELNLVDPWPFHGPFDAIFCRNVAIYFDQETQQRLWQRFAGMLDDGGYLFIGHSERVSGPALQALETAGVTTYRKKQDTLGVTRT from the coding sequence ATGACCACGGCGCCCGCGGTGACGACGCACCAGGAGTTCAGCTTCACCGACGAAGACTTTCGTGCACTTGCACAACTTGCACGGGCACAATTCGGCCTGAGCCTTGCCGAAAGCAAGAAACCCCTCGTCTATTCAAGGCTCGCTCGAAGGCTGAGGGCCAGAAACATCTGTCGCTTCGATGACTACATGTCACTTCTCGACATTCCCGACGAGCAAGACGAACGACTGCAGCTCATTTCGGCTCTGACGACGAATGTGACAAGTTTTTTTCGAGAGAAGCATCATTTCCAAACGCTGCGCGAAATTGTCCTGCCAAGGCTGGCGTCCCGGCGTCGCCTTCGGATCTGGTCCGCAGGTTGCTCCACGGGCCAGGAGGCCTACTCCATCGCAATGACCCTGCTTGAGGCGTTGCCCGATGCGGGCAGCCGGGACATTCGCATCTTGGCAACAGATATCGACCCCGCCGTCGTGGAGCGTGCCAAGGTCGGATCCTATGCCGTCGAAGACATCGAAAACCTGCCGGCCGAAATGCGCCGTGCATGGACCCGCGCAAGCCCTGAGACCGCAGGAAAAAGCGAAATCGCCGCAGAGGTGAAACGCATGATTTCCTTCGGCGAACTGAATCTTGTCGACCCATGGCCCTTCCACGGACCCTTCGACGCGATTTTCTGCCGCAACGTTGCGATCTACTTCGACCAAGAGACGCAACAACGCCTCTGGCAGCGGTTCGCCGGAATGCTCGACGATGGCGGGTACCTGTTCATCGGACATTCCGAACGTGTCTCTGGCCCGGCCCTGCAAGCACTCGAGACAGCAGGCGTCACGACCTACCGCAAGAAGCAGGACACACTCGGTGTCACGAGGACCTAG
- a CDS encoding response regulator: MSLKDSLRIMVVDDMATSRGLITQALDEIGISNYLTENDGQKALARLSASPVHLVLSDFNMPNMDGLGLLQAIRQNSATQRMGFILVTGKPTPEMVAAAKKWGLNNMIKKPFTSLAMKQCIESVVGKL, encoded by the coding sequence ATGAGTCTGAAAGATTCCCTGCGCATCATGGTGGTGGACGACATGGCCACCAGCCGCGGCCTAATCACGCAAGCGCTCGATGAAATCGGTATCAGCAACTACCTGACCGAAAACGACGGCCAGAAAGCTCTGGCCCGCCTGTCTGCCAGTCCCGTTCATCTAGTTCTGTCGGATTTCAACATGCCGAACATGGACGGGCTCGGCCTCCTGCAGGCGATACGGCAGAACAGCGCCACTCAGCGCATGGGCTTTATCCTCGTGACCGGGAAACCGACCCCGGAGATGGTCGCTGCCGCCAAGAAGTGGGGGCTGAACAACATGATAAAGAAACCCTTCACCTCGCTCGCAATGAAGCAATGTATCGAAAGCGTCGTGGGAAAGCTCTGA
- a CDS encoding chemotaxis protein, with protein sequence MARAEILLTPSEATRLVSLEVRQLQHRLELLERGVEHVYEERGGRLGRVAMTALQELDMLAQCTDAIAAYIEKLAIRLDNDAPLDLAAELSAIPLRALEQRLSGSVQDELCANAPELF encoded by the coding sequence ATGGCGCGCGCGGAAATACTTCTCACTCCAAGCGAGGCAACGCGTCTGGTGTCGCTCGAAGTCCGTCAGTTGCAGCACCGCCTGGAGTTGCTCGAACGCGGGGTAGAGCATGTTTACGAAGAGCGCGGCGGCCGTCTAGGCCGCGTCGCGATGACCGCACTGCAGGAACTCGACATGCTCGCGCAATGCACCGATGCGATCGCCGCCTACATCGAAAAGCTCGCAATTCGTCTCGACAACGACGCGCCGCTCGACCTTGCCGCGGAACTCTCTGCCATTCCGCTTCGCGCCTTGGAGCAGCGCCTCAGCGGCAGCGTTCAAGATGAACTGTGTGCCAATGCGCCAGAGCTCTTCTGA
- a CDS encoding CheB methylesterase domain-containing protein, protein MTSITLVVAIPDPRLRRRLAQELITSAQVEVVGETHDLMSTYAEVEEREPMAVLIAGRLARQPEFEVMRALFAALDVRWIVISEDPDTGARDAGSPWGRTSDLFAVPSDISSHLLIDSLCSLTRNARRSSRPVPGPPPTEAPIGQTAGNNGNRFILIGASTGGVDALLKVLAAFPVDCPPTFVVQHTGAGFGESLTRLLDRQCAAAVRSARDGDTVGHGKIVVAAGCGAHLRLGGGSPMRIRLARDAPVSGHMPSVDVLFQSAIPGAKRAVAALLTGMGRDGAEGLKALRDSGAITIAQDQATSTVYGMPRAATELGAVQSSLPLQEIGPAILRACATPHTVPRQRMPHR, encoded by the coding sequence ATGACTTCGATCACCCTGGTCGTTGCCATACCGGATCCTCGCCTGCGGCGTCGTTTGGCCCAAGAGCTCATTACGTCGGCGCAGGTGGAGGTGGTCGGAGAAACACATGACCTCATGTCGACCTATGCGGAGGTCGAGGAGCGGGAACCCATGGCCGTGCTCATCGCCGGTCGCCTTGCCCGGCAGCCGGAATTCGAGGTGATGCGCGCCCTCTTTGCGGCATTGGATGTGCGCTGGATCGTAATCTCGGAAGATCCGGATACCGGCGCGCGCGATGCTGGCTCCCCATGGGGCCGGACTTCGGATCTTTTTGCGGTGCCTTCGGATATCTCATCCCATTTGCTGATCGACTCCCTATGTAGCCTGACACGCAATGCGCGGCGCAGCAGCCGACCCGTCCCCGGTCCACCCCCTACAGAGGCTCCGATCGGCCAGACAGCTGGCAATAACGGCAACCGGTTCATCCTGATCGGCGCCTCGACTGGCGGGGTCGACGCTCTTCTGAAGGTTCTCGCGGCCTTTCCCGTCGACTGTCCACCGACCTTCGTCGTGCAGCATACCGGTGCCGGCTTCGGTGAAAGCCTGACCAGGCTGCTCGACAGACAATGTGCGGCAGCGGTCCGAAGCGCACGCGACGGCGACACTGTGGGCCATGGCAAGATCGTGGTTGCCGCTGGCTGTGGGGCGCATCTGCGGCTTGGTGGCGGATCGCCCATGCGGATCAGGCTTGCACGCGACGCGCCGGTTTCCGGTCACATGCCCTCGGTGGACGTGCTGTTCCAGTCGGCGATTCCCGGTGCAAAGCGCGCGGTCGCGGCTCTTCTGACCGGCATGGGCCGCGATGGCGCCGAGGGGCTGAAGGCCCTCAGGGACAGCGGTGCGATCACGATCGCCCAGGACCAGGCGACAAGCACTGTCTACGGCATGCCTCGCGCGGCAACGGAGCTCGGTGCCGTTCAGTCCTCCCTCCCACTGCAGGAGATCGGGCCAGCGATCCTCCGCGCCTGCGCCACGCCGCACACAGTCCCCAGACAGAGGATGCCTCACAGATGA
- a CDS encoding chemotaxis protein CheD, which produces MIERGETLVNVIQGEYRISDDPNCILSTVLGSCAAVCLTDPTAQVGGMNHFLLPHRAGREGEDVRYGAYSMELLINGLLKRGARKNRMVAKLFGGAKMLAQLRDIGVSNAAFAREFLQSEGIPIASESTGGTAARRIRFWPTDGRVKQFIVPGEVERIAPPAPAAPPPAHGEITLF; this is translated from the coding sequence ATGATCGAACGCGGCGAGACGTTGGTGAACGTCATCCAGGGAGAGTACCGTATCTCGGATGATCCCAATTGCATTCTGTCGACGGTGCTTGGCTCCTGCGCGGCGGTCTGCCTGACGGATCCAACCGCCCAGGTCGGCGGAATGAACCATTTCCTTCTTCCCCACCGGGCCGGGCGCGAGGGAGAGGACGTGCGCTATGGAGCGTATTCCATGGAGTTGCTGATCAACGGGCTACTGAAACGGGGTGCAAGAAAGAACCGCATGGTCGCCAAGCTCTTCGGCGGGGCGAAGATGCTGGCACAACTCCGCGACATCGGCGTCTCCAACGCCGCCTTCGCACGGGAATTCCTGCAAAGTGAGGGCATTCCGATCGCGTCGGAAAGCACCGGCGGCACAGCCGCGCGAAGGATCCGTTTCTGGCCTACGGATGGACGCGTCAAGCAGTTCATCGTGCCGGGCGAGGTCGAACGGATCGCCCCACCTGCACCGGCGGCGCCCCCACCTGCGCATGGCGAAATCACGCTGTTCTGA
- a CDS encoding proteasome-type protease, protein MTYCVGLLLDAGIVLLSDTRTNAGLDNIATYRKMFLFETPGERAIGIMTAGSLSITQTTMARLSDAIDDPDGEKSILRAPTMLQVAEIVGSMLSDVTSEVASKMERMSQKATASMIVAGQRKGGPMRMFLIYPEGNFIEATADTPFLQIGEHKYGKPILDRVIEPGTSLADAEKAVLLSMDSTLRSNLSVGMPLDFAIIERDALEITRRRRIEADDEGFARMSAAWSEALRNAFAEIDPT, encoded by the coding sequence GTCCGACACGCGCACCAACGCCGGGCTCGACAACATCGCGACCTATCGAAAGATGTTCCTGTTCGAGACACCGGGCGAGCGCGCCATCGGGATCATGACCGCCGGTTCGCTCTCGATCACCCAGACCACCATGGCGCGTCTCTCGGACGCCATCGACGATCCCGACGGCGAGAAGTCGATCCTGCGCGCGCCCACGATGCTGCAGGTCGCGGAGATCGTCGGTTCGATGCTGTCCGACGTGACCTCCGAAGTGGCGTCGAAGATGGAGCGGATGAGCCAGAAGGCCACGGCGTCGATGATCGTCGCCGGGCAGCGCAAGGGGGGGCCGATGCGGATGTTCCTCATCTACCCCGAGGGCAATTTCATCGAGGCGACCGCCGACACGCCTTTCCTGCAGATCGGCGAGCACAAGTACGGCAAGCCGATCCTTGACCGGGTGATCGAGCCCGGCACCTCTCTTGCCGATGCAGAGAAGGCGGTGCTGCTGTCGATGGATTCGACCCTTCGGTCGAATCTCAGCGTTGGAATGCCGCTCGACTTCGCGATCATCGAGCGGGATGCCCTCGAGATCACCCGTCGCAGACGGATCGAGGCGGACGACGAGGGCTTTGCCCGCATGAGCGCCGCGTGGTCGGAAGCCTTGCGCAACGCCTTTGCCGAAATCGATCCGACCTGA